The following are encoded together in the Lactuca sativa cultivar Salinas chromosome 1, Lsat_Salinas_v11, whole genome shotgun sequence genome:
- the LOC111879273 gene encoding uncharacterized protein LOC111879273, giving the protein MGVQDILYSNDGGTTWRSEFVVDGNFSVAKLWSRLDRASHPISDGDFWWLNSVPKKVVSFIWRAKQGRIPSAEALQKRNIPVSSILCGLCRNKEESVDHILTSCTLARDTINMVLNWCDIPVNEFTGVNEVLAFARNWGHCPKKKELLACILYGTLWNLWKDRNDRLFRGVISKPAKIVDTIRATVFNWRKYRKKPGECNDWVKWCMSPLSCS; this is encoded by the coding sequence ATGGGGGTGCAGGATATTTTATACTCTAATGATGGGGGAACGACATGGAGATCCGAATTTGTGGTTGATGGGAATTTTAGCGTGGCGAAACTCTGGAGTCGATTGGATAGAGCATCACATCCAATCAGTGATGGGGACTTCTGGTGGCTAAATTCAGTCCCTAAAAAAGTGGTGAGCTTTATATGGCGGGCGAAGCAGGGACGGATACCTTCGGCAGAGGCATTACAAAAGAGAAACATTCCCGTCTCCTCCATATTGTGTGGGCTGTGCAGGAACAAAGAGGAGTCGGTAGACCACATCCTCACCTCATGTACCTTGGCGAGAGATACGATAAATATGGTGTTAAATTGGTGTGACATTCCCGTCAATGAGTTTACAGGAGTAAATGAAGTGCTTGCCTTCGCCCGTAATTGGGGCCATTGTCCTAAAAAGAAAGAGTTGTTGGCTTGTATATTATATGGAACATTGTGGAACCTTTGGAAGGATAGAAATGATCGACTATTCAGAGGTGTGATTTCGAAACCGGCGAAGATTGTGGACACTATTAGGGCTACTGTATTCAATTGGAGGAAATATAGGAAGAAACCAGGGGAATGTAATGATTGGGTTAAGTGGTGTATGTCACCATTAAGTTGTTCATAA